Proteins encoded together in one Thermoanaerobaculum aquaticum window:
- a CDS encoding nucleotidyl transferase AbiEii/AbiGii toxin family protein, with amino-acid sequence MTPLEETLLKAARFFQEEGIPYMLVGGLANAVWGEPRATVDVDFTVWVEEARIGEVVGRIARVFSPLPGDPVAFVQQTRVLPVESQNGVRVDVIFGLLPFEREALGRSVPVEMAGFSVQVVSPEDLVLMKIVSERVQDLEDARAVVRRQRGRLDLDYLRPRVQELARLLDKPEIYERFCLWLESGNPGGGGFSAS; translated from the coding sequence TTGACGCCTCTTGAGGAAACACTGCTGAAAGCGGCGCGTTTTTTTCAGGAGGAGGGCATCCCCTACATGCTGGTGGGGGGGCTTGCCAACGCCGTCTGGGGCGAGCCAAGAGCTACGGTGGACGTGGATTTCACCGTTTGGGTGGAGGAAGCCCGAATAGGCGAAGTTGTGGGTCGCATCGCCAGGGTTTTTTCGCCTTTGCCCGGGGATCCTGTGGCCTTCGTGCAGCAAACCAGGGTTTTGCCGGTGGAAAGCCAGAATGGGGTGCGGGTGGATGTGATTTTTGGGTTGTTGCCGTTCGAACGGGAAGCTTTGGGGAGGAGCGTTCCTGTGGAAATGGCTGGATTTTCGGTTCAGGTGGTGAGCCCCGAGGATTTGGTGCTCATGAAAATCGTTTCCGAACGGGTTCAAGATTTGGAGGACGCGCGGGCGGTGGTGCGTCGTCAGCGGGGGCGGCTGGACCTGGACTACCTGCGGCCCCGGGTGCAGGAGCTTGCCCGCCTTTTGGATAAGCCAGAAATTTACGAGCGCTTTTGCCTCTGGCTGGAAAGCGGTAATCCCGGCGGCGGGGGTTTTTCCGCCA